A window from uncultured Desulfobacter sp. encodes these proteins:
- a CDS encoding SPFH domain-containing protein: MKEQQSQVFLQRARFFTMMRRLAFLLITITLIYSLAAVVYSTQVIYKVKFNYAVILEQFGGKRQAVTDVGWHFRLPFFTRLEQEVPLMNQNMYIGGATEPIKIISRENVALWTSAVMTFRIKDLKTWGIENLSPKTLLQGDYDGISKDILQGKEVNRLISDRETIKEEIFHALKNRPINKNGPTLEGKYGIEVVSFVLNETRFGDKLVEATEEKKRRQLIAEAENYAADQEAQRIQKLYKAYLDGIQSLHLALGGQAGQQVNPNLLEFLSQQKWASAYEKNESNQKTFVLHDGGKAPAITLPFQAGTKAAK; the protein is encoded by the coding sequence ATGAAAGAGCAGCAATCCCAGGTTTTTTTGCAGCGGGCTCGATTTTTCACCATGATGAGAAGACTCGCATTTTTACTGATCACCATCACCCTGATTTACTCTCTGGCTGCCGTGGTCTATTCCACCCAGGTGATTTACAAGGTTAAATTTAACTATGCTGTTATCCTCGAACAATTTGGGGGGAAACGACAGGCCGTCACGGACGTGGGCTGGCACTTCAGACTTCCGTTCTTTACCCGGCTGGAGCAGGAAGTCCCCTTAATGAACCAGAATATGTACATAGGGGGGGCCACGGAACCCATAAAAATTATTTCCCGGGAAAATGTCGCCCTGTGGACATCTGCCGTAATGACCTTCAGGATTAAGGATTTAAAAACCTGGGGGATTGAAAACCTCTCGCCCAAAACCCTGCTCCAGGGCGATTACGACGGTATTTCCAAGGATATTCTGCAGGGCAAAGAGGTGAACAGGTTGATCTCGGACAGGGAAACCATAAAAGAAGAGATCTTCCATGCCCTGAAAAACCGGCCCATCAATAAAAACGGCCCCACCCTTGAAGGTAAATACGGTATTGAGGTGGTCAGTTTTGTTCTCAACGAAACAAGATTCGGCGATAAACTGGTGGAGGCCACGGAAGAGAAGAAACGCCGTCAGCTCATCGCCGAGGCAGAGAACTATGCCGCAGATCAGGAAGCCCAGAGAATTCAAAAGCTTTATAAAGCCTATCTTGACGGCATTCAGTCCCTGCATCTTGCATTGGGCGGTCAGGCGGGCCAACAGGTCAACCCCAACCTGCTTGAATTCCTTTCCCAGCAAAAATGGGCCTCGGCCTATGAAAAGAACGAATCAAACCAGAAAACCTTTGTGCTTCACGACGGCGGAAAAGCGCCGGCAATCACCCTGCCCTTCCAGGCAGGTACCAAAGCGGCCAAATAG
- a CDS encoding DUF294 nucleotidyltransferase-like domain-containing protein, whose protein sequence is MSNKVIRKFFFSIIVPSILTILLFISSMYLVLIPSFEENMMNNKKDMIRELTNTAWSLIKEYDDEYKDSLITLEQAQRLAAKKIGKMRYGAQGKDYFWISDMNAVMIMHPYRPELNNSKLDNYKDPNGVRLFIESVKVVKTMDEGFINYMWQWKDDSSQIVPKLSYVKGFENWGWIIGTGIYLDDVQAEIGALKGRLTRVSLLISAIVILILSFIILQSLKIEAGRKKAEDDLLKSKHKYKTLVEASSEGTIMIKDSRIIFSNHMFEQLTGKAHEELVRSKFEDIFSISWEEVAKSIAKTNKSVSIETQVKQGEDLFHDVVISVTRIFFEAQETYVVVTKDVSRKKQTEKIVHNLSSELQSSLILMNQPISQFVKPIVKTNLDATVAEAASLMDRKKMNIIFIANNDKMLGIVDDSDLRKRVLAKNKDGRCPLVDVMTSPIIGVSNTALLYEVVLEFRKQNISHLAVKNDRNEIIGVLSRKDILEIQHNSLSYILSEIDYAQDVNELKKIYDKIPVLVNALLESGNKTELITHIITSVSDAMTNRVITFALEDHGAPPCRFAFVALGSEGRKEQTIATDQDNAIIFEDVGEENLSKIKNYFLNFAETVNNHLAHVGYELCIGEIMAKNPKYTLSLSDWKKQFTGWISTPEAQNIIDTAVFFDFRCIYGDNFFTDELRKHINLLIDKKAIFVYHLAQTVIQYRSPLNIFGNIAGDDNEIFDIKKILVPVITFIKVFSLQRKIAETNTLRRLELLLEQNVVQKPMHEELKQAYNFLMGLRFRTQTNALKELRKPDNTLNIKNLTEIEKSTLKKVFSLISDMQTKLNLNFKGR, encoded by the coding sequence ATGTCAAACAAAGTCATACGAAAATTCTTTTTCTCTATTATCGTCCCGTCCATATTGACCATTTTACTATTTATCTCTTCAATGTACCTGGTTCTTATCCCCTCTTTTGAAGAGAACATGATGAACAATAAAAAGGACATGATCCGGGAACTGACCAACACGGCCTGGAGCCTGATAAAAGAGTATGACGATGAGTACAAGGATTCGTTGATTACCCTTGAGCAGGCACAACGCCTTGCTGCAAAAAAAATAGGAAAGATGCGATATGGTGCCCAGGGAAAAGATTATTTCTGGATCAGTGACATGAATGCCGTTATGATCATGCATCCCTATCGTCCCGAACTGAATAATTCAAAGCTGGACAACTATAAAGACCCCAACGGGGTTAGATTGTTTATCGAATCCGTTAAGGTTGTAAAAACAATGGACGAAGGGTTTATCAATTACATGTGGCAGTGGAAAGATGATTCCAGTCAAATTGTCCCAAAGCTATCCTACGTAAAAGGGTTTGAAAATTGGGGATGGATCATCGGCACCGGGATTTATCTGGATGATGTACAAGCTGAAATCGGTGCGTTAAAAGGCCGGTTAACAAGGGTGTCACTGTTAATATCGGCAATCGTTATATTGATTCTCTCTTTTATAATCCTGCAAAGCCTTAAGATTGAAGCCGGGCGGAAAAAAGCCGAAGATGACCTTTTAAAATCCAAGCATAAATATAAAACACTGGTGGAAGCGTCATCCGAAGGAACAATTATGATCAAGGACAGCAGGATCATTTTTTCCAATCATATGTTTGAACAACTTACCGGAAAAGCCCACGAAGAACTTGTCCGGTCAAAATTTGAGGATATTTTCAGCATCAGCTGGGAAGAGGTTGCCAAATCCATCGCAAAAACCAACAAATCCGTCTCCATTGAAACTCAGGTCAAACAAGGAGAAGATCTGTTTCATGATGTTGTGATCTCGGTAACAAGGATTTTCTTTGAAGCACAGGAAACATATGTCGTGGTTACAAAGGATGTATCACGAAAAAAACAGACAGAGAAAATTGTCCATAATTTAAGCAGCGAGCTTCAAAGTTCGCTGATATTAATGAATCAGCCCATTTCACAATTTGTAAAGCCGATTGTAAAAACCAACCTGGACGCAACAGTCGCCGAAGCCGCCTCATTAATGGACCGCAAAAAGATGAATATTATTTTTATTGCCAATAATGATAAAATGCTTGGTATTGTTGATGACAGTGATCTGCGAAAACGCGTTTTGGCCAAAAACAAAGATGGCCGGTGCCCGCTTGTGGATGTCATGACCTCCCCCATCATCGGTGTTTCAAATACAGCCTTGCTTTACGAAGTCGTTTTGGAATTTAGAAAACAAAACATCAGTCATCTGGCCGTAAAAAATGACAGAAACGAAATCATCGGGGTGCTCAGCCGTAAAGATATACTTGAAATTCAGCATAATTCATTAAGTTATATTCTCAGTGAAATTGATTATGCCCAGGATGTGAATGAACTTAAAAAGATATATGACAAGATACCGGTTCTTGTGAATGCATTATTGGAGAGCGGAAATAAAACGGAATTGATCACCCACATTATTACATCCGTATCCGATGCAATGACAAATCGTGTCATAACTTTTGCTTTGGAAGATCACGGTGCCCCCCCATGCCGATTTGCGTTTGTGGCATTGGGCAGTGAGGGAAGAAAAGAACAAACCATTGCCACGGATCAGGATAATGCCATCATTTTTGAAGATGTGGGGGAAGAAAACCTTTCGAAAATTAAAAATTACTTTCTCAACTTTGCTGAAACCGTGAATAACCACCTGGCCCATGTCGGCTATGAGTTGTGCATCGGTGAAATAATGGCCAAAAATCCCAAATATACGTTAAGCCTATCGGATTGGAAAAAACAGTTTACAGGCTGGATTAGTACCCCCGAAGCGCAAAATATTATAGACACCGCTGTTTTTTTTGATTTCAGGTGTATTTATGGTGATAATTTTTTCACGGACGAATTGAGAAAACATATCAATCTGCTCATTGATAAAAAAGCCATTTTTGTTTATCACCTTGCCCAAACTGTTATTCAGTACAGATCTCCGTTAAATATTTTTGGAAATATTGCCGGTGATGATAATGAAATTTTTGACATCAAAAAAATACTTGTCCCGGTAATCACATTTATCAAAGTTTTTTCCCTGCAACGTAAAATTGCTGAAACCAATACGTTACGAAGGCTTGAACTTTTATTGGAACAGAACGTCGTTCAAAAACCCATGCATGAGGAATTAAAACAGGCATACAATTTTTTAATGGGACTGCGGTTTCGCACCCAAACCAATGCACTAAAAGAACTTAGAAAACCTGATAATACCCTCAATATTAAAAATTTGACTGAAATTGAGAAATCGACCTTAAAAAAGGTGTTTTCATTAATATCCGACATGCAGACAAAATTGAATTTAAACTTTAAAGGCCGGTAG
- a CDS encoding DUF294 nucleotidyltransferase-like domain-containing protein gives MKLEEHVKRTEELFGVPGKDIHQWLDGFFDTSSFERLLAGQGPAGYDPYSHRKFRHCVEGLEEAYEKFEGKYSREEIKNVFETHVKDDYRGYLPKREDFENGTFTEQYHDSAETEDKKILSFQELTDYFQGKSYTYQKEKSEKFFDSFGSRIVLPTILAIILFISYIFFYVVPLFENNMLNQKKLMVKELTATAASVITHFQQLEEKGELTPEEAKQRTIDAIKTMRYDNQNKNYFFIIDMTPKMILHPYRPELTGRDLSDYTDEENKSGKKLFVEFVRIVKSNGEGYLRYHWQWKDDPSKTAEKLSYVKGIPERGWIVGTGVYIHDIAEEKEALQLHIFQIVGVTVDGLFMLLAYFLLQSRRIENDRKKAEAGLKEVKDRYRALVESSNEGYLLSMDGRIVYSNFKLQQILGFSDTELHQTDIWDIIFPDVESNSRLRDHLVNVFENDAGAGEFEAIAADSVGNHIDVIVTTSRIFLSEKHGHVISLRPIVRKSHIGIETATNIPADYKPIHSALIKEIKESNRIGHVVQNMNKLPGIIRNMIDAGARSKALCMVIGTTYDEVIVRCIELSIDEIGQPPVAFAFLSLGSNARHEMTMFSDQDNAIIFEDIEQTASDKIRAYFLKLGDKVCSKLNASGYHFCPAGIMALHPKWCLSKTEWQKKLKNIMTAPTTDGFLEFNVFFDLKCTYGDVDLASSIHSQIQLLLQQHPLFISYYAKNALTHKTPVNVFGGLKTERQDGTKTLNLKEALRPIEIFSRIYALKHGINDANTIKRLSEIKAREEISEDFFKETVYIFNHLWRLRFFNQIFKHTDLDKVDDDIDIEELNNLEGQHLKEVISRISMLKRKISLDFIESVPTEKI, from the coding sequence ATGAAACTTGAAGAACATGTAAAGCGAACCGAAGAACTTTTTGGTGTACCCGGCAAAGATATACACCAATGGCTCGATGGTTTTTTTGATACAAGCTCATTCGAAAGATTACTTGCAGGACAAGGCCCGGCTGGTTATGACCCCTATTCCCATAGAAAATTTCGTCATTGCGTTGAGGGGTTGGAAGAAGCATATGAAAAATTTGAGGGCAAGTATTCCCGGGAAGAGATCAAAAATGTATTTGAAACACACGTAAAAGATGATTATCGGGGATACCTGCCTAAAAGAGAAGATTTTGAAAACGGTACGTTCACAGAGCAGTATCATGATTCCGCAGAAACAGAAGATAAAAAAATACTAAGTTTTCAGGAACTTACAGACTATTTTCAAGGCAAATCCTACACCTATCAAAAGGAAAAAAGCGAAAAATTTTTTGACAGCTTCGGCAGCCGAATCGTGCTGCCGACTATTTTGGCGATCATCCTGTTTATCAGCTATATATTCTTTTATGTAGTGCCGCTCTTTGAAAATAATATGCTGAACCAAAAAAAACTGATGGTAAAAGAACTGACAGCGACCGCCGCCAGCGTCATTACACACTTTCAGCAATTGGAAGAAAAGGGAGAACTGACACCTGAAGAGGCCAAACAGCGCACCATAGATGCCATAAAAACCATGCGCTATGATAACCAGAACAAAAATTACTTTTTTATCATTGATATGACCCCTAAAATGATACTGCACCCCTATCGTCCGGAATTGACGGGCAGGGATTTAAGCGACTATACGGATGAAGAGAATAAAAGCGGGAAAAAACTGTTCGTTGAGTTCGTTCGCATTGTCAAATCCAATGGTGAAGGGTATTTAAGGTATCATTGGCAATGGAAAGATGATCCAAGCAAAACCGCCGAAAAACTGTCGTATGTAAAAGGAATTCCCGAAAGAGGATGGATTGTCGGTACAGGTGTATATATTCATGATATTGCAGAAGAAAAAGAGGCGCTGCAGCTGCATATTTTCCAGATCGTCGGCGTTACGGTCGACGGACTGTTTATGCTCCTAGCCTATTTCCTCCTGCAAAGCAGACGCATTGAAAATGACCGGAAAAAAGCTGAAGCAGGCCTGAAAGAAGTTAAAGACCGCTATCGGGCTCTGGTCGAATCTTCAAACGAAGGTTATCTTTTGAGTATGGACGGCAGAATTGTCTATTCAAATTTTAAGCTCCAGCAAATATTAGGTTTTTCTGACACAGAGCTTCATCAAACCGATATATGGGACATTATATTTCCCGATGTGGAGAGCAACAGCAGATTAAGAGATCATTTGGTTAATGTATTTGAAAACGACGCCGGCGCCGGAGAGTTCGAGGCTATCGCGGCCGATTCTGTTGGAAACCATATTGATGTCATTGTAACGACATCCCGCATATTCCTATCGGAAAAACATGGACACGTGATCTCTTTGCGGCCCATTGTCCGCAAAAGCCATATTGGGATTGAGACCGCCACAAATATCCCGGCGGATTATAAACCGATTCATTCTGCTCTTATCAAGGAGATCAAGGAGAGTAACAGGATTGGTCATGTCGTCCAAAACATGAACAAGCTGCCTGGCATTATAAGGAACATGATTGATGCAGGTGCCAGGTCAAAGGCGTTGTGCATGGTGATTGGTACAACATACGATGAAGTTATCGTTCGGTGCATTGAGCTGTCAATAGATGAAATCGGTCAGCCGCCGGTGGCATTTGCATTCCTTTCCCTTGGCAGCAACGCAAGACATGAGATGACCATGTTCTCAGACCAGGATAATGCCATAATTTTTGAAGACATCGAACAAACCGCTTCGGACAAGATCAGGGCATATTTTTTAAAACTTGGCGACAAGGTGTGCAGCAAGCTCAATGCATCGGGTTATCATTTCTGTCCGGCGGGCATCATGGCGCTGCACCCCAAATGGTGCCTTTCTAAAACCGAATGGCAGAAAAAATTAAAAAATATAATGACTGCCCCGACAACTGACGGTTTTCTTGAGTTCAACGTTTTTTTCGATCTGAAATGCACTTATGGTGACGTTGATCTGGCAAGCTCAATCCATTCACAAATCCAACTGTTGCTCCAGCAGCATCCGTTGTTTATCAGTTACTACGCAAAAAATGCATTGACCCATAAAACGCCTGTTAATGTTTTTGGCGGATTAAAAACCGAACGGCAGGATGGAACAAAGACCTTAAATCTTAAAGAGGCGCTGCGGCCCATTGAAATTTTCTCAAGGATCTATGCCCTGAAGCATGGCATTAATGACGCAAATACAATTAAAAGGCTCAGTGAAATCAAAGCCAGAGAAGAGATCTCCGAAGATTTTTTTAAAGAGACCGTTTATATATTTAATCATCTTTGGCGGTTAAGGTTTTTCAATCAAATTTTTAAACATACCGATTTGGACAAAGTGGATGATGATATAGACATTGAAGAGCTCAATAATTTAGAGGGGCAACACCTCAAAGAAGTTATTTCAAGAATTTCCATGCTCAAAAGAAAAATCAGTCTGGATTTTATTGAAAGCGTGCCGACAGAGAAGATATAG
- a CDS encoding universal stress protein: protein MQDIKRVVCPIDFSDNTETIVSTAVCIAGKFSAHLDLIFVVEKFEDYAPLFTPPTSLPAMRDDLLNAAKERMNAFIKTHEDEFNSSGVSSVNGQVISGDIAESIINYADWADAQLIIMGTHGYKGFNRIVFGSVAEKVVKTACCPVMTINPYRKECENAPKQR from the coding sequence ATGCAAGATATCAAACGTGTTGTCTGCCCGATCGATTTTAGCGATAATACAGAAACGATTGTCAGCACGGCGGTGTGTATTGCCGGAAAATTTTCGGCACATCTTGACTTGATTTTTGTTGTTGAAAAATTTGAGGATTATGCGCCCCTTTTTACGCCCCCAACGAGCCTGCCCGCCATGAGAGATGATTTGCTCAATGCCGCTAAAGAAAGGATGAATGCCTTTATAAAAACGCACGAGGACGAATTTAACAGTTCGGGGGTATCTTCTGTAAACGGGCAGGTGATCTCCGGAGATATTGCCGAGTCTATTATCAACTATGCCGATTGGGCGGACGCCCAGCTTATTATCATGGGGACCCATGGATATAAGGGCTTTAACAGAATCGTGTTCGGCAGTGTGGCGGAAAAGGTTGTCAAAACGGCATGCTGTCCGGTGATGACCATTAATCCCTATCGCAAGGAGTGTGAAAATGCGCCAAAACAGCGATAA
- a CDS encoding DUF3360 family protein produces MVAHSEKSYSEQRKKASEFKTRAEYLDHELTIMKFRRWRVNLPFRDYSIEIEDFVPAIAATIGKVVMVTAMVAAFADQYNLSPAFVAENVRYEMLIAGAVFVLLFSAFLNPNSNLAGTHGPMIPLIPVVAAAGGHPLALGILIGLFGLILAITKGGSKLMNLTGIGVRGGLLIYLGAVGLMGQIGKLGKWAIAGGNGAVSFAVIGVTVLVYAYLARVQKRWLAIPLCSAIAGIIAFTMGADFHFSTPPGLPHFDPMWWWGTNTGWHMGLPNLGHFVAVVPFAILAVAMWSPDYLGHRVFQELNYPKEAKAVLMDVDDTMMVASIRQAIGSCLGGGNIASSWGTYMIPAAIAKRPIPGGAMLTGIFCVVAGVLGYPMDLAMWEPVLRVALIVGVFLPLLEAGMQMVSNHKDSQSAGTCIFACAFVNPVFGWAAAMLLDNLGLIGDTERAKALTWNEKLIIPGAMFIVCVVSLGLVGQLPGIPGIF; encoded by the coding sequence ATGGTAGCGCACAGTGAGAAGTCGTACAGCGAACAACGTAAGAAAGCGAGCGAATTTAAAACCCGAGCTGAGTACCTAGACCATGAATTGACTATTATGAAATTTCGTCGCTGGCGGGTTAATCTCCCCTTCCGAGATTACAGCATCGAAATTGAGGATTTTGTGCCGGCCATTGCCGCCACCATTGGAAAGGTTGTAATGGTAACCGCCATGGTAGCCGCATTTGCAGACCAGTACAATCTTTCGCCTGCATTCGTTGCAGAAAACGTCCGGTATGAAATGCTGATCGCCGGAGCCGTCTTTGTCCTGCTTTTTTCAGCATTCCTTAATCCGAATTCGAACCTTGCAGGCACCCACGGTCCGATGATCCCCCTCATCCCAGTTGTCGCGGCGGCCGGCGGGCATCCGCTGGCTCTGGGCATCCTGATTGGCTTATTCGGCCTAATTCTCGCCATCACAAAGGGCGGTTCCAAGCTGATGAATCTGACCGGAATCGGGGTCCGGGGAGGGCTTTTGATCTATCTGGGGGCCGTCGGACTTATGGGGCAAATCGGCAAGCTTGGAAAATGGGCGATCGCAGGCGGCAACGGCGCGGTCTCCTTTGCGGTGATCGGCGTAACCGTGCTTGTCTACGCCTATCTGGCACGCGTACAAAAGCGCTGGCTGGCCATCCCGCTTTGTTCTGCCATCGCAGGCATTATCGCATTCACAATGGGCGCTGATTTCCACTTTTCCACCCCGCCGGGACTTCCCCACTTCGATCCAATGTGGTGGTGGGGTACAAACACTGGGTGGCACATGGGACTTCCGAACCTCGGCCATTTTGTCGCCGTTGTCCCCTTCGCCATTCTGGCTGTTGCCATGTGGTCGCCGGATTACCTTGGACACCGGGTTTTCCAGGAACTCAACTATCCCAAAGAGGCCAAGGCCGTTCTCATGGATGTTGACGATACCATGATGGTGGCATCTATTCGCCAGGCCATCGGTTCTTGCCTTGGCGGCGGAAATATCGCATCTTCCTGGGGAACCTACATGATTCCCGCAGCCATTGCCAAGCGCCCCATTCCCGGTGGCGCGATGCTCACCGGCATCTTCTGCGTGGTAGCCGGTGTACTGGGTTATCCCATGGACCTTGCCATGTGGGAACCTGTTCTGCGGGTGGCCCTTATTGTGGGCGTATTCCTGCCGTTGCTTGAAGCCGGCATGCAGATGGTCAGCAACCATAAGGATTCCCAGAGCGCAGGAACCTGTATTTTTGCCTGCGCCTTTGTAAATCCGGTATTCGGCTGGGCTGCAGCCATGCTCCTGGACAATCTGGGACTTATCGGCGATACCGAACGGGCCAAAGCCCTCACCTGGAATGAAAAACTGATCATCCCGGGCGCCATGTTTATCGTCTGTGTTGTTTCCCTTGGACTGGTGGGCCAGCTTCCCGGGATACCCGGCATATTCTAA
- a CDS encoding DUF294 nucleotidyltransferase-like domain-containing protein: MTLICSKLKTLIYNNMEENNEKFTSGIVVSTVLAVVSIVMFIVSFYAIIIPMFERSVMDRKKEMIHELTNTAWSVLAEYDAEYKAGRMTLAQAKVLAAEEVGRMRYGNEQKNYFWITTTEPVMIHHPYRSDLNGKDLGDFADKHRNRLFADAVNLVNEKGEGIIQYYWKRKEDASREVPKLSYVKAYQSWNWIIGTGIYLDDVRQEIKRLRDQLLRISILIIGIIVVILVYVLKQTRIIEENRRHAVNELRLSNQRYKSLVGASTEGTLMVIDRKVVFANSKFISLLDSDAESLVGIDFSELFKLSWDEMVSGIENPNKTHAFETELLKCKAGFQHIVAYVTQVEHSDSAAYIVVIKNITEKYRLRLDTQKLSEDVQLSLQLMNQPVKNLVNENIYCDINMPIGKVIERMNNKRSEIISVQSREETVGIVTDKDIRNRLMNPGITMDSPVVKLMTSPVISINQGALLYEAVLLFREHGISHLMVANNNNKIYGNISYLKCLEMQNNSLTFLLQEIQNCDVISDMRNIYNKVPVLIQAIFTSTDNINSVSRIITSIADAINKRVIEMAIAEIGQPPCQFAFIAMGSEGRGEQTLKTDQDNAIIFAEQSDDNKNYFLRLSMLINENLHKIGYARCEGDLMAGNPEWCNHIDEWKTIFAEWINNPVTLNVLDGSLFFDMRLIFGSEQLSSELIDFVYKELEGKNEFFSQLAKTVAASKPVFDRKRVDIKKFLLPIVGYLRAKALYYSIKQTNSMLRLDYLMAYDLISESKAQEIEKMYNFLMHLRIKWQVSLILDNDWPSNSISLNNLTAIEQETLRNIIREVQKLQEELQAIL; this comes from the coding sequence ATGACATTAATATGCAGCAAGCTGAAGACATTGATATACAACAATATGGAAGAAAATAATGAAAAATTTACATCGGGTATCGTCGTATCAACTGTATTGGCTGTAGTCAGTATAGTCATGTTTATTGTCTCTTTTTACGCCATTATCATCCCAATGTTTGAACGCAGTGTGATGGATCGAAAAAAAGAGATGATCCATGAATTGACAAATACGGCCTGGAGTGTTCTGGCCGAATATGATGCGGAGTACAAAGCCGGTCGAATGACGCTGGCCCAGGCGAAAGTTCTGGCCGCCGAGGAAGTCGGCAGGATGAGGTATGGAAATGAACAAAAAAATTATTTCTGGATTACAACCACTGAGCCGGTGATGATTCATCATCCCTATCGTTCGGATTTAAACGGGAAAGATCTTGGCGATTTTGCAGATAAACATAGGAATCGGTTATTTGCCGATGCCGTTAATTTGGTAAATGAAAAAGGCGAGGGCATCATTCAATACTATTGGAAACGCAAAGAGGATGCCTCCCGGGAAGTGCCGAAATTGTCATATGTTAAAGCCTATCAGAGTTGGAACTGGATCATCGGTACCGGTATATATCTTGATGACGTAAGGCAGGAGATAAAAAGGCTGCGGGATCAGTTGCTGAGAATATCGATACTTATCATCGGCATTATCGTTGTCATTCTTGTTTATGTATTAAAACAAACCCGAATAATTGAGGAGAACCGAAGGCATGCCGTCAATGAATTGAGGTTGTCCAACCAAAGATACAAAAGCCTTGTGGGGGCATCAACCGAAGGCACCTTAATGGTCATTGACCGTAAGGTCGTATTTGCCAATAGTAAATTTATCAGCTTGCTCGATAGTGATGCCGAGTCGCTGGTCGGCATCGATTTTTCCGAACTTTTCAAATTGAGTTGGGATGAGATGGTTTCAGGAATTGAAAATCCCAATAAAACCCATGCGTTTGAAACCGAGCTTTTGAAATGTAAGGCAGGCTTCCAACATATTGTCGCGTATGTCACGCAGGTTGAACACTCTGATAGTGCGGCATACATTGTTGTCATAAAAAATATCACCGAAAAGTACAGGCTCAGGCTTGATACCCAGAAATTGTCTGAGGATGTCCAGTTATCGCTTCAGTTAATGAACCAACCGGTTAAAAATCTGGTAAACGAAAATATCTATTGCGATATAAATATGCCGATTGGTAAGGTTATTGAGAGAATGAATAATAAGCGAAGCGAAATCATAAGTGTGCAGAGCCGTGAGGAAACCGTCGGCATTGTAACCGATAAAGATATCCGAAATCGTTTAATGAACCCTGGGATTACCATGGACAGCCCGGTTGTAAAGTTAATGACATCGCCGGTAATCAGCATCAACCAGGGGGCGTTGCTGTACGAAGCGGTGTTGTTGTTCCGGGAGCATGGGATTTCTCATCTTATGGTTGCCAACAATAACAATAAAATCTATGGCAACATCAGTTATCTTAAATGCCTTGAAATGCAAAATAATTCACTGACATTCCTGTTACAGGAGATACAAAATTGTGATGTGATCAGTGATATGCGCAACATTTATAATAAAGTCCCTGTACTGATACAGGCAATATTCACCAGCACGGATAATATTAACAGTGTGTCGCGCATTATTACGTCCATCGCCGATGCCATAAATAAGCGCGTCATCGAAATGGCAATCGCCGAAATCGGTCAACCGCCGTGTCAGTTCGCATTTATAGCCATGGGAAGTGAAGGGCGGGGCGAGCAGACACTTAAAACCGACCAGGATAATGCCATCATTTTTGCAGAGCAGTCCGATGATAATAAAAATTATTTTCTGCGGCTGTCGATGCTGATCAATGAAAATCTTCATAAGATCGGTTATGCGCGGTGCGAAGGTGATCTTATGGCAGGTAATCCTGAGTGGTGCAACCACATTGATGAATGGAAAACTATATTTGCGGAATGGATTAATAATCCTGTGACGTTAAATGTACTTGATGGCTCTTTGTTTTTTGATATGCGTCTGATATTCGGCAGTGAGCAGCTGTCATCGGAATTGATAGATTTTGTGTATAAAGAATTGGAAGGTAAAAATGAATTCTTCAGTCAACTGGCTAAAACCGTCGCCGCAAGCAAGCCGGTATTTGATAGAAAACGGGTTGATATTAAAAAGTTTTTGCTGCCCATTGTCGGGTATTTAAGGGCCAAGGCATTGTATTATTCCATAAAACAGACCAATAGTATGCTGCGCCTCGACTATCTGATGGCATACGATTTGATTTCCGAAAGTAAAGCCCAGGAGATTGAAAAGATGTATAATTTTTTGATGCATCTGCGGATAAAGTGGCAAGTTAGCCTTATCCTGGATAATGACTGGCCGTCTAATTCAATCTCTTTAAATAATCTTACGGCAATAGAACAGGAGACGCTGAGAAATATAATTCGAGAGGTGCAAAAACTTCAGGAGGAGTTGCAGGCAATACTTTGA